One Osmerus eperlanus chromosome 24, fOsmEpe2.1, whole genome shotgun sequence DNA window includes the following coding sequences:
- the kdr gene encoding vascular endothelial growth factor receptor 2 isoform X2, whose amino-acid sequence MAKAVFVIYLVGTVFGISRMTALELRFMSEPPMLSPPERVHRINTSDTLELTCSGRQVLEWSVPYNMSRAGSHLSTVDCRGSGLFCTKLRISTATVNETGEYRCSYTGLVPEEAKTSAAVYVYVQDYKVPFLPSDKEYEVVFIREGEQVVIPCRGSMEDLNVTLHTYPKKELSPNGKDCLWDSRTGFTVPSHLISYAGVVFCQTHIHNDTFKSPLYIVAVVGFKIYDLTLTPAHERLSAGERLLLNCTAHTELNVGIDFKWSHSQIQAWRNGSVPYYTLSHKKKLWNSLELSNTLVVENVTVNQSGTYNCTASSGQMVLTSSATVVVYEKPFIEMEKQWVKVLEVNVGEQTARIPVKYLAYPEPNFRWYKNGQAIRKDAYRMRAARDGLTIYQVGEKDAGNYTVVLTNKITREESRRSFQMLVYVPPHILEKDVSMDTDVYMYGSSPTLRCTARGIPTPAAILWQWMPKEDCPSAFQSGGVISELSLAECTNWRDISNSTRQNPGHDITSDFDQSHKAVSSLKIRRAEENALYRCIASNKLGKDQRNIFFHVTRGLELSVSPSPEPIEQDQVVLRCKADPLLYRNLAWFRLANVSQTERHLAVQPCHTLVLPARPLALSARPLPQGLGDTNVSLELPLANVSRRDEGLYVCQLESIKTGEKTCLLRHLRLKALEVSRILTNLTEQRVNVSATTTLECQVTGTPIPTVVWSKDNHSLVEGSGVVLGHLNRTLTIQRVKREDGGLYTCTACNSQGCDIAQAYLLTQGADEKTNVELIVPIGSVVIAMFFWLLIVFVIRSRKRPSGGDLKTGYLSIILDSEDMPTDENCERLAYDASKWEFPRDRLKLGDPLGRGAFGQVVEAAAFGIEKNTTCTTVAVKMLKEGATSSEYRALMSELKILIHIGHHLNVVNLLGACTKPGGPLMVIVEYCKNGNLSSYLKSKRGEYSPYKRRRLCTDQQWLRVEGALAEGGLAEGYLAEGDLGLGTSAQLDICTGTAVGSSGGTKATRPPQDEESSDCDHLTMEDLISYSFQVAKGMDFLSSRKCIHRDLAARNILLSESNVVKICDFGLARDVYKDPDYVRKGDARLPLKWMAPETIFDRVYTTQSDVWSFGVLLWEIFSLGASPYPGVGIDEAFCRRLREGTRMRAPDYATAEIYQTMLDCWLDRPSDRPTFSELVQHLGLLLQASALQGGKDYIPLTDGELQGSLTSDPSRPYVKALRAATLDPQVHYDNAPPLGLSQQSDRCSRPLSVKTFEDIPVSHGVVMEGLTDSGVGLSQDEMKVLGHQPQRTLSQLLRCKSKESLESESSNQTSGYQSGYHSDDADAPIYANEEMILKHHMQKKAPPTKTKFTVEVRYSTPPV is encoded by the exons ATGGCGAAAGCAGTCTTCGTCATTTATCTCGTTGGAACTGTTTTTGGAATCAGCCGAATGACTG CCTTGGAGCTCAGGTTCATGTCAGAACCCCCGATGCTGAGCCCACCAGAGAGAGTTCACAGAATCAACACCTCCGACACCCTGGAACTCAcctgcag TGGTCGTCAGGTCCTGGAGTGGAGCGTTCCGTACAACATGAGCCGGGCAGGAAGCCACCTCTCTACCGTTGACTGCCGGGGTTCCGGATTGTTCTGCACCAAGCTGCGGATCTCCACGGCAACTGTTAACGAGACCGGGGAGTACCGCTGCTCCTACACCGGCCTGGTACCAGAGGAGGCCAAAACGTCTGCCGCCGTCTATGTCTACGTCcaag ACTACAAGgtgcccttcctcccctctgacAAGGAGTACGAGGTGGTGTTCATCCGCGAGGGCGAGCAGGTGGTCATCCCATGTAGGGGCTCCATGGAGGACCTCAATGTCACCCTCCACACT TACCCTAAGAAGGAGCTGTCTCCCAATGGGAAGGACTGCCTGTGGGACAGCAGGACGGGCTTCACTGTGCCCAGTCACCTGATCAGCTACGCGGGGGTGGTGTTCTGCCAGACCCACATCCACAACGACACCTTCAAGTCCCCTCTCTACATCGTGGCCGTGGTCG GATTCAAGATCTACGACCTCACCCTGACCCCGGCGCACGAGAGGCTGTCCGCAGGCGAGCGCCTGCTGCTCAACTGCACCGCCCACACCGAGCTCAACGTGGGCATCGACTTCAAGTGGTCCCACTCCCAGATccag GCCTGGAGAAACGGCTCGGTGCCATACTACACTCTGTCCCACAAGAAGAAGCTGTGGAACTCTCTGGAACTGTCCAACACGCTGGTGGTGGAGAACGTGACAGTCAACCAGAGTGGAACCTACAACTGCACAGCCTCCAGCGGTCAAATGGTGCTGACCAGCTCAGCAACCGTGGTGGTCTATG AAAAGCCGTTCATAGAGATGGAGAAGCAGTGGGTGAAGGTCCTGGAGGTGAACGTTGGAGAACAAACCGCCAGGATCCCCGTCAAGTACTTGGCCTACCCCGAGCCCAACTTCCGCTG GTACAAGAACGGCCAGGCGATACGCAAGGACGCGTACCGGATGAGGGCGGCCAGGGATGGCCTCACCATCTACCAGGTGGGGGAGAAGGATGCTGGGAACTACACTGTGGTGCTGACCAACAAGATCACCAGGGAGGAGAGTAGGCGCTCCTTCCAGATGCTGGTCTATG TGCCCCCCCACATTCTGGAGAAGGACGTTTCCATGGATACAGACGTGTACATGTATGGCAGCAGCCCCACCCTCCGGTGCACGGCCAGGGGAATCCCCACGCCAGCCGCCATCCTGTGGCAGTGGATGCCCAAGGAGGACTGCCCCAGCGCCTTCca GTCAGGTGGTGTGATCTCTGAGCTCTCATTGGCTGAGTGTACCAACTGGAGGGACATCAGCAACAGCACCAGGCAGAATCCCGGCCATGACATCACCTCAGACTTTGACCAATCACACAAG GCTGTGAGCTCTCTGAAGATACGCCGCGCTGAGGAGAACGCCCTCTATCGCTGCATCGCCAGCAACAAGCTGGGAAAGGACCAGCGCAACATCTTCTTCCATGTGACAC gtggtctGGAGCTGAGTGTGTCTCCGTCCCCGGAGCCCATCGAGCAGGACCAGGTGGTGCTGAGGTGCAAGGCAGACCCCCTGCTCTACAGGAACCTGGCTTGGTTCCGCCTGGCCAACGTTTCCCAGACGGAGCGCCATCTAGCCGTACAGCCCTGCCACACCCTGGTCTTGCCCGCCCGACCCCTGGCCCTGTCCGCCCGACCCCTGCCCCAGGGCCTGGGTGACACCAATGTGTCCCTGGAGCTGCCCCTGGCCAACGTGTCACGCCGCGACGAGGGCCTGTACGTCTGCCAGCTGGAGAGCATCAAGACCGGGGAGAAGACCTGCCTCCTCAGGCACCTCAGGCTGAAAG cTCTGGAGGTGTCCAGGATCCTGACCAACCTGACGGAGCAAAGGGTGAACGTGAGCGCCACGACAACGTTGGAATGTCAGGTGACGGGAACTCCCATCCCCACGGTGGTGTGGAGCAAGGACAACCACAGCCTGGTGGAGGGCTCAG GCGTGGTGCTGGGCCATCTGAACCGGACGCTGACCATCCAGCGCgtgaagagggaggatggaggcctgTACACCTGCACTGCCTGCAACAGCCAGGGCTGCGACATCGCCCAGGCATACCTGCTCACACAAG GAGCTGATGAGAAGACCAACGTGGAGCTGATCGTTCCTATTGGCTCAGTGGTCATCGCCATGTTCTTCTGGCTGCTCATCGTGTTTGTCATCCGCAGCAGAAAAAGG cccagtggTGGAGACCTGAAGACCGGGTACCTGTCTATCATCCTGGACTCAGAGGACATGCCCACAGATGAGAACTGTGAAAGGCTGGCGTACGACGCCAGCAAGTGGGAATTCCCCCGGGACAGACTCAAGCTGG GAGATCCTCTGGGACGAGGGGCGTTCGGACAGGTGGTGGAAGCTGCCGCCTTCGGCATCGAGAAGAACACCACCTGCACCACCGTGGCTGTCAAGATGCTGAAag AGGGAGCCACCTCCAGTGAGTACCGAGCTCTGATGTCAGAGCTGAAGATTCTCATCCACATCGGACATCACCTGAACGTGGTTAACCTGCTGGGGGCCTGCACCAAGCCTgggg gtccTCTGATGGTGATAGTGGAGTACTGTAAAAACGGGAACCTCTCCAGTTATCTGAAGAGCAAGAGGGGGGAGTACAGCCCATACAAG aggaggaggctaTGTACTGACCAGCAGTGGCTCAGAGTAGAGGGGGCCCTGGCGGAAGGGGGCCTGGCTGAGGGGTACCTGGCCGAGGGGGACCTGGGTCTGGGGACCAGCGCCCAGCTGGACATCTGCACGGGGACCGCGGTGGGCTCCAGTGGGGGGACCAAGGCGACCAGGCCCCCCCAGGACGAAG AGAGCTCTGACTGTGACCACCTGACCATGGAGGATCTGATCAGCTACAGCTTCCAGGTGGCCAAGGGCATGGACTTCCTGTCCTCACGCAag tgtATTCACCGGGACTTGGCAGCCAGGAACATCCTGCTGTCAGAGAGCAACGTGGTGAAGATCTGTGACTTCGGCCTGGCCAGGGACGTCTACAAAGACCCCGACTACGTCCGCAAGGGAGAT GCACGGCTCCCTCTGAAGTGGATGGCTCCAGAGACCATCTTCGACCGGGTCTACACCACGCAGAGCGACGTGTGGTCTTTCGGAGTGCTGCTCTGGGAGATCTTCTCTCTGG GGGCGTCTCCGTACCCGGGCGTGGGCATAGACGAGGCTTTCTGCCGCCGTCTGAGAGAGGGCACCAGGATGAGGGCGCCCGACTACGCCACCGCTGAGAT ataccagaccatgctGGACTGCTGGCTGGACCGGCCCTCTGACAGACCCACCTTCTCTGAGCTGGTGCAACACCTGGGGCTCCTGCTCCAGGCCAGCGCTCTACAG gggggGAAGGACTACATCCCTCTGACAGACGGAGAACTGCAGGgatctctgacctctgaccccagtcGTCCGTACGTCAAAGCCCTCAGAGCCGCGACCCTCGACCCCCAGGTCCACTACGACAACGCCCCGCCCCTCGG GCTCTCCCAACAGAGTGACAGGTGCAGTCGTCCTCTCAGTGTGAAGACCTTTGAGGACATTCCTGTCAGTCATGGGGTTGTCATG GAGGGCCTGACTGACAGCGGAGTGGGCCTATCACAGGACGAGATGAAGGTTCTGGGTCATCAGCCCCAACGGACCCTCAG CCAACTACTGCGCTGCAAGAGTAAGGAGTCACTGGAGTCCGAATCGTCCAATCAGACGAGCGGGTACCAGTCAGGCTACCACTCAGACGACGCCGACGCCCCCATATATGCTAATGAGGAGATGATTCTAAAGCATCACATGCAGAAGAAGGCGCCGCCCACCAAGACCAAGTTCACTGTTGAAGTCCGCTACAGCACACCTCCTGTCTAG
- the kdr gene encoding vascular endothelial growth factor receptor 2 isoform X1 — protein sequence MAKAVFVIYLVGTVFGISRMTALELRFMSEPPMLSPPERVHRINTSDTLELTCSGRQVLEWSVPYNMSRAGSHLSTVDCRGSGLFCTKLRISTATVNETGEYRCSYTGLVPEEAKTSAAVYVYVQDYKVPFLPSDKEYEVVFIREGEQVVIPCRGSMEDLNVTLHTKYPKKELSPNGKDCLWDSRTGFTVPSHLISYAGVVFCQTHIHNDTFKSPLYIVAVVGFKIYDLTLTPAHERLSAGERLLLNCTAHTELNVGIDFKWSHSQIQAWRNGSVPYYTLSHKKKLWNSLELSNTLVVENVTVNQSGTYNCTASSGQMVLTSSATVVVYEKPFIEMEKQWVKVLEVNVGEQTARIPVKYLAYPEPNFRWYKNGQAIRKDAYRMRAARDGLTIYQVGEKDAGNYTVVLTNKITREESRRSFQMLVYVPPHILEKDVSMDTDVYMYGSSPTLRCTARGIPTPAAILWQWMPKEDCPSAFQSGGVISELSLAECTNWRDISNSTRQNPGHDITSDFDQSHKAVSSLKIRRAEENALYRCIASNKLGKDQRNIFFHVTRGLELSVSPSPEPIEQDQVVLRCKADPLLYRNLAWFRLANVSQTERHLAVQPCHTLVLPARPLALSARPLPQGLGDTNVSLELPLANVSRRDEGLYVCQLESIKTGEKTCLLRHLRLKALEVSRILTNLTEQRVNVSATTTLECQVTGTPIPTVVWSKDNHSLVEGSGVVLGHLNRTLTIQRVKREDGGLYTCTACNSQGCDIAQAYLLTQGADEKTNVELIVPIGSVVIAMFFWLLIVFVIRSRKRPSGGDLKTGYLSIILDSEDMPTDENCERLAYDASKWEFPRDRLKLGDPLGRGAFGQVVEAAAFGIEKNTTCTTVAVKMLKEGATSSEYRALMSELKILIHIGHHLNVVNLLGACTKPGGPLMVIVEYCKNGNLSSYLKSKRGEYSPYKRRRLCTDQQWLRVEGALAEGGLAEGYLAEGDLGLGTSAQLDICTGTAVGSSGGTKATRPPQDEESSDCDHLTMEDLISYSFQVAKGMDFLSSRKCIHRDLAARNILLSESNVVKICDFGLARDVYKDPDYVRKGDARLPLKWMAPETIFDRVYTTQSDVWSFGVLLWEIFSLGASPYPGVGIDEAFCRRLREGTRMRAPDYATAEIYQTMLDCWLDRPSDRPTFSELVQHLGLLLQASALQGGKDYIPLTDGELQGSLTSDPSRPYVKALRAATLDPQVHYDNAPPLGLSQQSDRCSRPLSVKTFEDIPVSHGVVMEGLTDSGVGLSQDEMKVLGHQPQRTLSQLLRCKSKESLESESSNQTSGYQSGYHSDDADAPIYANEEMILKHHMQKKAPPTKTKFTVEVRYSTPPV from the exons ATGGCGAAAGCAGTCTTCGTCATTTATCTCGTTGGAACTGTTTTTGGAATCAGCCGAATGACTG CCTTGGAGCTCAGGTTCATGTCAGAACCCCCGATGCTGAGCCCACCAGAGAGAGTTCACAGAATCAACACCTCCGACACCCTGGAACTCAcctgcag TGGTCGTCAGGTCCTGGAGTGGAGCGTTCCGTACAACATGAGCCGGGCAGGAAGCCACCTCTCTACCGTTGACTGCCGGGGTTCCGGATTGTTCTGCACCAAGCTGCGGATCTCCACGGCAACTGTTAACGAGACCGGGGAGTACCGCTGCTCCTACACCGGCCTGGTACCAGAGGAGGCCAAAACGTCTGCCGCCGTCTATGTCTACGTCcaag ACTACAAGgtgcccttcctcccctctgacAAGGAGTACGAGGTGGTGTTCATCCGCGAGGGCGAGCAGGTGGTCATCCCATGTAGGGGCTCCATGGAGGACCTCAATGTCACCCTCCACACT AAGTACCCTAAGAAGGAGCTGTCTCCCAATGGGAAGGACTGCCTGTGGGACAGCAGGACGGGCTTCACTGTGCCCAGTCACCTGATCAGCTACGCGGGGGTGGTGTTCTGCCAGACCCACATCCACAACGACACCTTCAAGTCCCCTCTCTACATCGTGGCCGTGGTCG GATTCAAGATCTACGACCTCACCCTGACCCCGGCGCACGAGAGGCTGTCCGCAGGCGAGCGCCTGCTGCTCAACTGCACCGCCCACACCGAGCTCAACGTGGGCATCGACTTCAAGTGGTCCCACTCCCAGATccag GCCTGGAGAAACGGCTCGGTGCCATACTACACTCTGTCCCACAAGAAGAAGCTGTGGAACTCTCTGGAACTGTCCAACACGCTGGTGGTGGAGAACGTGACAGTCAACCAGAGTGGAACCTACAACTGCACAGCCTCCAGCGGTCAAATGGTGCTGACCAGCTCAGCAACCGTGGTGGTCTATG AAAAGCCGTTCATAGAGATGGAGAAGCAGTGGGTGAAGGTCCTGGAGGTGAACGTTGGAGAACAAACCGCCAGGATCCCCGTCAAGTACTTGGCCTACCCCGAGCCCAACTTCCGCTG GTACAAGAACGGCCAGGCGATACGCAAGGACGCGTACCGGATGAGGGCGGCCAGGGATGGCCTCACCATCTACCAGGTGGGGGAGAAGGATGCTGGGAACTACACTGTGGTGCTGACCAACAAGATCACCAGGGAGGAGAGTAGGCGCTCCTTCCAGATGCTGGTCTATG TGCCCCCCCACATTCTGGAGAAGGACGTTTCCATGGATACAGACGTGTACATGTATGGCAGCAGCCCCACCCTCCGGTGCACGGCCAGGGGAATCCCCACGCCAGCCGCCATCCTGTGGCAGTGGATGCCCAAGGAGGACTGCCCCAGCGCCTTCca GTCAGGTGGTGTGATCTCTGAGCTCTCATTGGCTGAGTGTACCAACTGGAGGGACATCAGCAACAGCACCAGGCAGAATCCCGGCCATGACATCACCTCAGACTTTGACCAATCACACAAG GCTGTGAGCTCTCTGAAGATACGCCGCGCTGAGGAGAACGCCCTCTATCGCTGCATCGCCAGCAACAAGCTGGGAAAGGACCAGCGCAACATCTTCTTCCATGTGACAC gtggtctGGAGCTGAGTGTGTCTCCGTCCCCGGAGCCCATCGAGCAGGACCAGGTGGTGCTGAGGTGCAAGGCAGACCCCCTGCTCTACAGGAACCTGGCTTGGTTCCGCCTGGCCAACGTTTCCCAGACGGAGCGCCATCTAGCCGTACAGCCCTGCCACACCCTGGTCTTGCCCGCCCGACCCCTGGCCCTGTCCGCCCGACCCCTGCCCCAGGGCCTGGGTGACACCAATGTGTCCCTGGAGCTGCCCCTGGCCAACGTGTCACGCCGCGACGAGGGCCTGTACGTCTGCCAGCTGGAGAGCATCAAGACCGGGGAGAAGACCTGCCTCCTCAGGCACCTCAGGCTGAAAG cTCTGGAGGTGTCCAGGATCCTGACCAACCTGACGGAGCAAAGGGTGAACGTGAGCGCCACGACAACGTTGGAATGTCAGGTGACGGGAACTCCCATCCCCACGGTGGTGTGGAGCAAGGACAACCACAGCCTGGTGGAGGGCTCAG GCGTGGTGCTGGGCCATCTGAACCGGACGCTGACCATCCAGCGCgtgaagagggaggatggaggcctgTACACCTGCACTGCCTGCAACAGCCAGGGCTGCGACATCGCCCAGGCATACCTGCTCACACAAG GAGCTGATGAGAAGACCAACGTGGAGCTGATCGTTCCTATTGGCTCAGTGGTCATCGCCATGTTCTTCTGGCTGCTCATCGTGTTTGTCATCCGCAGCAGAAAAAGG cccagtggTGGAGACCTGAAGACCGGGTACCTGTCTATCATCCTGGACTCAGAGGACATGCCCACAGATGAGAACTGTGAAAGGCTGGCGTACGACGCCAGCAAGTGGGAATTCCCCCGGGACAGACTCAAGCTGG GAGATCCTCTGGGACGAGGGGCGTTCGGACAGGTGGTGGAAGCTGCCGCCTTCGGCATCGAGAAGAACACCACCTGCACCACCGTGGCTGTCAAGATGCTGAAag AGGGAGCCACCTCCAGTGAGTACCGAGCTCTGATGTCAGAGCTGAAGATTCTCATCCACATCGGACATCACCTGAACGTGGTTAACCTGCTGGGGGCCTGCACCAAGCCTgggg gtccTCTGATGGTGATAGTGGAGTACTGTAAAAACGGGAACCTCTCCAGTTATCTGAAGAGCAAGAGGGGGGAGTACAGCCCATACAAG aggaggaggctaTGTACTGACCAGCAGTGGCTCAGAGTAGAGGGGGCCCTGGCGGAAGGGGGCCTGGCTGAGGGGTACCTGGCCGAGGGGGACCTGGGTCTGGGGACCAGCGCCCAGCTGGACATCTGCACGGGGACCGCGGTGGGCTCCAGTGGGGGGACCAAGGCGACCAGGCCCCCCCAGGACGAAG AGAGCTCTGACTGTGACCACCTGACCATGGAGGATCTGATCAGCTACAGCTTCCAGGTGGCCAAGGGCATGGACTTCCTGTCCTCACGCAag tgtATTCACCGGGACTTGGCAGCCAGGAACATCCTGCTGTCAGAGAGCAACGTGGTGAAGATCTGTGACTTCGGCCTGGCCAGGGACGTCTACAAAGACCCCGACTACGTCCGCAAGGGAGAT GCACGGCTCCCTCTGAAGTGGATGGCTCCAGAGACCATCTTCGACCGGGTCTACACCACGCAGAGCGACGTGTGGTCTTTCGGAGTGCTGCTCTGGGAGATCTTCTCTCTGG GGGCGTCTCCGTACCCGGGCGTGGGCATAGACGAGGCTTTCTGCCGCCGTCTGAGAGAGGGCACCAGGATGAGGGCGCCCGACTACGCCACCGCTGAGAT ataccagaccatgctGGACTGCTGGCTGGACCGGCCCTCTGACAGACCCACCTTCTCTGAGCTGGTGCAACACCTGGGGCTCCTGCTCCAGGCCAGCGCTCTACAG gggggGAAGGACTACATCCCTCTGACAGACGGAGAACTGCAGGgatctctgacctctgaccccagtcGTCCGTACGTCAAAGCCCTCAGAGCCGCGACCCTCGACCCCCAGGTCCACTACGACAACGCCCCGCCCCTCGG GCTCTCCCAACAGAGTGACAGGTGCAGTCGTCCTCTCAGTGTGAAGACCTTTGAGGACATTCCTGTCAGTCATGGGGTTGTCATG GAGGGCCTGACTGACAGCGGAGTGGGCCTATCACAGGACGAGATGAAGGTTCTGGGTCATCAGCCCCAACGGACCCTCAG CCAACTACTGCGCTGCAAGAGTAAGGAGTCACTGGAGTCCGAATCGTCCAATCAGACGAGCGGGTACCAGTCAGGCTACCACTCAGACGACGCCGACGCCCCCATATATGCTAATGAGGAGATGATTCTAAAGCATCACATGCAGAAGAAGGCGCCGCCCACCAAGACCAAGTTCACTGTTGAAGTCCGCTACAGCACACCTCCTGTCTAG